A region of Sulfuricella denitrificans skB26 DNA encodes the following proteins:
- the rnhA gene encoding ribonuclease HI — protein sequence MKMDENKEIPELRRNIVEIYTDGACKGNPGVGGWGAWLRYSGHEKELCGGEKLTTNNRMELTAVIRALEALSRPCIVRLHTDSKYVQKGISEWIHAWKLRGWRTADKKPVKNDDLWRQLDVLAAQHEIEWLWIKGHAGHEGNERADRLANQGVEELRG from the coding sequence ATGAAAATGGATGAAAACAAGGAAATTCCAGAGCTGCGGCGCAACATCGTGGAGATCTACACCGATGGTGCCTGCAAGGGCAATCCCGGCGTGGGTGGCTGGGGCGCATGGCTGCGCTATTCCGGGCATGAAAAGGAGCTCTGCGGAGGCGAGAAGCTCACCACCAACAACCGTATGGAGCTGACCGCGGTGATTCGGGCGCTGGAAGCCTTGTCGCGCCCCTGTATCGTCCGGCTGCATACCGACTCGAAGTACGTGCAGAAAGGCATCAGCGAGTGGATACATGCCTGGAAGCTGCGCGGCTGGCGCACGGCCGACAAAAAGCCGGTGAAGAACGATGATTTGTGGCGGCAGCTCGACGTGCTGGCCGCGCAGCACGAGATCGAATGGCTCTGGATCAAGGGGCATGCCGGCCACGAAGGCAACGAACGGGCCGACAGGCTGGCCAATCAGGGCGTCGAAGAGTTACGAGGATAA
- the dnaQ gene encoding DNA polymerase III subunit epsilon, with translation MRQVILDTETTGLDANLGHRIIEVAAVEMINRRLTGNHFHHYVNPQREIDPGAQQVHGISLEFLQDKPFFRDVAQDFIEFISGAELVIHNAPFDLGFLNMELKLIGLEPVGKYSPDVVDTLKMAKDLHPGQKNNLDALCRRYFVDNASRTLHGALLDTELLAEVYLAMTRGQNSLMIESVEEGGNHADLGGDFMPHDLMVLAATPDEMEMHRAYLDEIDKASKGACLWRALESGA, from the coding sequence ATGCGGCAAGTTATTCTGGATACTGAAACCACTGGTCTGGACGCCAATCTGGGTCACCGCATCATCGAGGTAGCCGCGGTTGAAATGATCAACCGGCGTTTGACCGGAAACCATTTTCATCATTACGTTAATCCGCAACGCGAGATCGACCCGGGGGCGCAGCAGGTGCACGGCATCAGCCTGGAATTTCTGCAGGACAAGCCGTTTTTTAGAGATGTCGCCCAGGATTTTATCGAGTTCATCAGCGGCGCAGAGCTGGTTATCCACAATGCGCCGTTCGATCTCGGATTCCTCAACATGGAGCTGAAACTGATCGGTCTGGAACCGGTCGGAAAATATAGTCCGGACGTGGTCGACACCCTGAAAATGGCCAAAGATCTGCATCCGGGGCAGAAAAACAATCTGGATGCGCTGTGCCGTCGCTATTTTGTGGACAATGCCAGCCGCACCTTGCACGGGGCCCTGCTGGATACCGAGCTGCTTGCCGAAGTTTATCTCGCCATGACGCGCGGACAGAACAGCCTGATGATCGAATCCGTTGAAGAGGGGGGTAATCACGCTGATCTGGGTGGGGATTTCATGCCGCATGACCTGATGGTCTTGGCGGCTACGCCAGACGAGATGGAGATGCACCGCGCCTACCTTGACGAGATCGACAAGGCCAGCAAGGGCGCCTGCCTGTGGCGGGCGCTTGAAAGCGGTGCCTGA
- a CDS encoding methyltransferase family protein, giving the protein MTESDWRDMALLAFFWLGYFVLHSALASLQVKSWVALHYPERMPLYRLSYNILAAIMLLPILWLMVRNPGPALWAWQSMGAWLANGLTLAALFGFVKSLNYYDTQEFLGLRQWKSRTQRVEDQEGFHLSPLHRYVRHPWYSFGLVLIWTRDMNAAMLLSGMMMTAYFIIGSRLEEKKLVVYHGDAYRCYMERVPGLIPLPWKSLTAKEAAALVSAAERSPERP; this is encoded by the coding sequence ATGACTGAATCGGATTGGCGGGATATGGCTTTGCTGGCGTTTTTCTGGCTGGGATATTTCGTCCTGCATTCGGCGCTGGCTTCGCTTCAGGTGAAGAGCTGGGTTGCCTTGCATTACCCGGAGCGAATGCCGCTGTATCGGCTGAGTTACAATATTCTTGCGGCTATCATGCTGCTGCCGATACTCTGGCTGATGGTTCGTAACCCCGGTCCAGCGCTATGGGCCTGGCAGAGTATGGGTGCCTGGCTGGCGAATGGACTGACATTGGCAGCGTTGTTCGGTTTCGTAAAATCACTGAATTATTACGATACCCAGGAATTTCTCGGCTTGCGCCAGTGGAAGTCACGCACTCAACGGGTGGAGGACCAAGAGGGTTTCCATCTTTCACCACTCCATCGTTATGTGCGACATCCGTGGTATTCCTTCGGGCTGGTGCTGATCTGGACCCGCGACATGAATGCCGCAATGCTGTTGTCCGGCATGATGATGACGGCCTATTTCATCATCGGTTCACGGCTGGAGGAAAAGAAACTGGTGGTCTATCATGGGGATGCCTACCGGTGTTACATGGAACGGGTACCCGGCCTTATCCCCCTGCCCTGGAAGTCGCTCACGGCGAAGGAGGCCGCCGCGTTGGTATCGGCGGCGGAACGATCGCCGGAGCGACCCTGA
- a CDS encoding AF1514 family protein, which translates to MKEAHINYSGMDLDYKMASGLAASFAEKDPYITEPVMVAWHDRKTSRMSPMIAGADTDTRWLDYGASHGGKLEIEINGEFEFIFADSSAFDQYGPSPYINLHDSLGNEYLCQINALRDPHDPSKEACVVLDDLTSKLT; encoded by the coding sequence ATGAAAGAAGCTCACATCAACTATTCAGGCATGGATCTGGACTACAAAATGGCCAGCGGACTGGCTGCCTCTTTTGCTGAAAAAGATCCATACATCACCGAACCTGTCATGGTTGCCTGGCACGACAGGAAAACATCACGGATGTCGCCCATGATCGCGGGTGCCGACACCGATACGCGCTGGCTCGATTACGGAGCAAGCCACGGTGGCAAACTTGAAATAGAAATAAACGGTGAATTCGAATTCATCTTCGCCGATTCAAGCGCCTTTGATCAATATGGTCCCAGCCCGTATATCAATCTGCACGACAGCCTCGGCAATGAGTACCTGTGCCAGATCAATGCGCTACGCGACCCGCACGACCCAAGCAAGGAAGCCTGCGTGGTTCTGGACGACCTGACCAGCAAGCTGACATGA
- the gnd gene encoding phosphogluconate dehydrogenase (NAD(+)-dependent, decarboxylating) has product MRLAMVGLGKMGSNMARRLRRGGIEVVGYDHSLDMVVSLVAEEGMVGASSVEDAVSKLQSPRVVWLMLPSGEPTEKQIRELAPLLAKGDIVIDGGNSNYKDSQRRGNWLAEQGIGFMDAGTSGGIWGLDNGYCLMVGATPEVAKIMEPVLKALAPAADRGWAHVGPVGSGHFTKMIHNGIEYGMMQAMAEGLELLRGKQEFSLDLAEITELWRHSSVVRSWLLDLTAEALKSDQALDNVAPYVADSGEGRWTVVEAVEQGVAAPVLTLALQMRFASQNETGYGYRLLSMMRNAFGGHAVKQTGGGK; this is encoded by the coding sequence ATGCGGCTAGCAATGGTGGGACTGGGGAAAATGGGCAGCAACATGGCGCGGCGGCTGCGTCGTGGCGGTATTGAAGTGGTCGGCTATGATCACTCGTTGGACATGGTGGTCAGTCTTGTTGCGGAGGAGGGCATGGTTGGGGCTTCTTCCGTAGAGGATGCGGTAAGCAAGCTCCAGTCGCCGCGCGTGGTCTGGCTGATGTTGCCAAGCGGAGAACCAACCGAGAAGCAAATCCGTGAGCTGGCTCCTTTGCTTGCCAAGGGCGATATCGTCATCGATGGCGGAAACTCCAATTACAAAGACAGCCAGCGCCGCGGCAACTGGCTGGCGGAGCAGGGTATCGGTTTCATGGACGCCGGCACATCAGGCGGTATATGGGGGCTGGACAACGGCTATTGCCTGATGGTGGGAGCGACCCCGGAAGTCGCGAAGATCATGGAGCCGGTTCTCAAGGCGCTGGCTCCCGCCGCAGATCGCGGCTGGGCGCATGTGGGTCCGGTCGGCTCGGGGCATTTCACCAAGATGATCCACAATGGTATCGAGTACGGCATGATGCAGGCGATGGCCGAAGGGTTGGAATTGCTGCGTGGAAAGCAGGAATTCTCGCTCGACCTGGCGGAGATCACAGAATTGTGGCGGCACAGTTCGGTAGTACGAAGCTGGCTGCTGGATCTGACCGCGGAGGCGTTAAAAAGCGATCAAGCCCTGGACAATGTGGCGCCTTATGTGGCTGACTCGGGCGAAGGGCGCTGGACCGTCGTGGAGGCGGTGGAGCAGGGCGTGGCGGCACCCGTTCTGACCCTGGCGCTGCAAATGCGTTTCGCCAGCCAGAATGAGACCGGCTACGGGTACCGCTTGCTCTCCATGATGCGGAACGCGTTTGGGGGTCATGCAGTGAAGCAGACGGGGGGAGGAAAATGA